The Amycolatopsis japonica nucleotide sequence GCCAACAAGGGGCTTCCGCCCGCTCCGGGTGACGACGGCGCCGGGCCCGGACGCGAGATCCGGATCGAGCCGACGAACTGGGTCGACAACTGGCTGCCGATCTACGGCGCGCCGAGGGCGCTCAACGGGCTGGCCGACAACTGGCTGTACGACCCGGTCGGCGGCGCCGTGTTCACCACGACCAAGCAGAACGCGCCCGCCTACACCGAGACCGCGTCCATCAAGGAACCGTCGAAGGACGAACTCCGGCTCGACGACGCCCGCCTGGCCGAGGTGCCGCCGCAGTTCACCCAGGTCGACCGCGTCGATCCCCGCGTGGTCGCGAAGGCCAAGCAGCTGACGGAAAACGAGTCGAACAACTTCGACAAGGCGCAGGCGCTCTGGTCGTTCTTCACCGCGCAGAACGGTTTCGTGTACGACACCAAGACCGCCGACGCCACCGACTCCGACGCGCTCGCCGACTTCATCCTCAACGGCAAACGCGGGTTCTGCGAGCAGTACGCGTCCGCGATGGCCGTGATGCTGCGGGCGGTCGGCATCCCGTCGCGGGTCGCCATCGGCTTCACCTCCGGGACGCCGAAGGGCGATCACGTCTCGATCAGCTCCGAAGACGCGCACGCGTGGGTCGAGGTCTACTTCCAGACCAAGGGCTGGGTCAGCTTCGACCCGACCCCGCTGCTCGACGGCCGCGCGGTCGTCCCGCCGTACCTGCAGAACGACGCCGGCAGCTCCACGACCAACGACACCCAGGAAGTGCCGAGCGCGCCCGCGTCGAGCGCCCCTGCCACCGGCACCCCCCGCGACCAGGGCGACGACCTCGGCGCCGACGGCGGCGCGGGCCAGCAGGAGGAAGAGCCGCTGTGGCCCGCGATCCTCGCCGGGATCCTCGGCGGGCTGGCGGCCGCGCTGACGGTGGTCGCGATCGTGCGGTCGCGGTTGAGATACCGGGCGCTGATGCGGCCGTCGTCCTCCCCGGACTCGCCGGAACCGGAACACGGGTTCCTCGACAACCAGAACGTGACGAACTGGCTGCCGCTGATCGCGATCGCGCTGTGGGTGGCGGCGTTCGCGTTCCTGGCGGCGTGGGTGTCGTGGTGGTTCGCGCTGGCGCTGGTGGTCGTCCTCGGCGGACTCGGGACGCCGACGGCGATCCGGGAGATCAAGCGACGGCTGCGGCTGCAGAAGATCGCGTCCCGCTCCCCCGCCGCGGCCGACGCGGCGTGGCGCGAGCTGATGGACGAATGCGCCGACCGCGGCCTGCCGCTGTCCGGCGGCGACACGGTGCGCGTGGCGGGCCGGAAGGTCGTCGAGAAGCACCGGCTGGACGAGGAGGGCCGCTCCGGGCTGCGGACGGTCATCGGCGTCGTGGAGCGATCGTGGTACTCGGACAAGCCGGCCGACGACCAGACGCTGGGCCCGGCCTTCGACGAGGTGCGCAAGAGCCTCAAGCGGAACGCGCCGATGTCGTGGAAGGGCCGCCTGTTCCCGCGTTCACTGCGGCGGCGGGACAAGTAGCCGACTGGGGCTGAAGGGCGCTTTCCCCGCATCTCATGCAGGGAAAGCGCCCTTCGCCGCGTCTCATGCGGGGAAGGCATCCTTCAGCCCCCGCCTGCCGGGGCATGACAACGCGAACATGCCGACAAGGCGTCGCCCTGCCGGCATGTTCGCGTGTGTGAGAGCTATTGCTCCTCGAAGCGCTGGCGGAAGCGCTCTTCCATGCGCTGGGTGAACGAGCTCCGGCGCGTGGACGACTTGCCGCCGCCACCTCCGCCGCCACCCGGGCCACCGCTGTCCTTACCGCCCTCCGCTTCGGCTCCTTGCCGAATCGATGTGACGGCCATCATGACTCCGAAGAACATCACGAGGAACCCGAGCACGCTGATCACTGGGATCTCGGCCACCCGGATGTTGACCACCACGCCGAGCACCAACAGTGCGACGCCCACTACGAACAGGGCGATGCCCTGCAAACGCCGTCGGCGGGCGGGGCGGCGCAACCGGGTGCCTCGCACCGTGGATGCGAACTTGGGGTCCTCGGCATAGAGCTCGCGCTCGATCTGATCGAGCAGCCGCTGCTCATGCTCGGAGAGTGGCATCTTTCCTCCTCCGGCACAGCTGTCGCGGGCGCCGGGCCGCGCAACGTCATGGACCCAACAGACAACCCCAGGCGGGGTGTCTCTGTCCAGGATACGAGCCCCGCGCTCGTCCGACTACCCGATCCCGTATCCAGAAGGGATCGAATTGGGCGAAACCACCCGACTCGGCTCTCCCGAAGGCGACCGAGCAGGCGATGTCACTGGTCACGGGGGGTCAGCAGTGACGCGGGCCGCACCGCGGCGGCACCGAACTTCGACCTCGCGACGTCGGCCGCGACTTCCGCATCCCGCCAACGGGGTTCGGATGATGCGAAAAGCAGCTGTTCTCCACTACTCTCCGTGTTCAAGCCCTCGACCCTTACGCCGATCAGGCGGACTGCACCCGTCGGCGCGTGCTCGGCGAGAAGCTCGACGGCCGTGCGGTGGATGTCGCGGGCCACATCCACCGGGACGGCGGTTGTCCTGGCGCGGGTGATGGTCTTGAAATCCGCGAACCGGACCTTGATCGACACCGTCCGCCCGCGAAGGCCTCGGCGGCGCAAGGTGGCGGCGACGCGTTCCGACAGCCGGAGCAGTTCCAGCCCGAGCGCCGAGCGGTCGTGGAGGTCGACGTCGAAGGTCACTTCGGCGCCGATCGACTTGTCCGGCGACTCCGGGACGACCTTGCGGTCGTCGTGCCCGTTCGCGAGGGCGTACAGATGCTCCCCCAGCGCCCGCCCGAGCGACCGCCTCAGCCTGGACAACGGGGCGGCGGCGACGTCGGCGACGGTGTCGAGCCCCTGCTGCCGCAGATGCTCCTCGGTGCGCTTGCCGACGCCCCACAGCGCCGACACGGGCAGCGGGTGCAAGAACGCGAGCGTCTCGGCCGCCGGGACGACGACCATGCCGTCCGGTTTCGCCATCCCGGACGCCAGCTTCGCGACGAACTTGACCTTCGCGACGCCGACCGAGCAGCTGATCCCGAAATCGGCGGCCACCCGCTCGCGGATCCAGGCCCCGAGCCGCGCGGGCGAGGAGTCCAGCCGTTTGAGCGCTCCGCTGACGTCCAGGAAGGCCTCGTCCAGGCTCAGCGGCTCCACCAGTGGCGTCAGCTCGCGGAAGATCCCCATGACGCCCTGGGACACCTCGCCGTAGAGCCCGGGTGTCGGGGTGATGCAGATCAGCTGGGGGCAGAGCCGTTTGGCCGTCGAGAACGGCATGGCCGACCGGACGCCGAATTCGCGCGCCGCGTAGCTCGCGGCCGCGACGACCGACCTCGGGCCGCCACCGGAGACGACCACCGGCTTACCCGTCAGCTCCGGGCGGGTGCGCAGCTCACAGGACACGAAGAAGGCGTCCATGTCGACGTGCAGCAGGCCGCAGCCGGTGTCGTCGGGCCAGGTGGTGGCCCCGGTCGTCACGCGGTAGCGGGCCATCCCTCCGGGCAGTTCGGCGTTTCGTCCCACGGGCAGACGTTAGCCCGGACCACCGACAGTTCCCCGCTGCGAGTGTCATGAAAGGGTCGTTCAGGACATTTTTCGTCCTGAACGACCCTTTCATGACATCCGGAAGGGCTCCGCGACGATCAGGCCGGACGGCGGGCCAGCAGGTGCAGCCGGCTGGCGATGTCCCGCAACGGCGCAACCGACGCCGCCGCCAGCTCGAATTCGGCCAGGTCCTCTTCCCGCACCCCGCCGGGCACGAAGTCCGCCACGACGCCGTCGCCCTGCAGCGAGGTCACCTCGAGGCCCACCTCGATCAGCTGGGCGCGCAGGGCCTCGGCGTCGAACCGCCGCAGCACGGTCTCGCGGCCGCCGCCGAGCACGCCGCTTTCGGCCGCGAGCAGTTCCCGCGCCTCGCCGAGGCGTCCGGCCAGCGCGCGCTGCAGGATCGCGGCGTGCCGGTTCGCCACCAGCACCGAGACCGCGCCGCCGGGTTTGACCGCGGCGGCCAGCGCGGCGAGCACGAGCGCAGGGTCGTCGACGACCTCCAGCAGGCCGTGCGCGAGGACGAGGTCGGCCGATCCGGCGGCGACGTGGGCTCCGAGCGCGTCGGAGTCGTCGGCGATCACCGTGATGCTTCCGGAGACGCCCTCTTCTTCCGCGCGGCGGCGCAGGGTCGCCAGCGCGTTGGGGTTCGGTTCGACCACGGTCACCAGGCAGCCCGCCGACGCCAGCGGCACCGCCCAGCCGCCGCTGCCGCCGCCGACGTCGACGACGTGCGGCTGTTGTGCGCCTCGCGCCCGTGCGGCCCGGAGTTCTGCTTCGAGAACCCGGCGAACCGCCCCCGATCCCCGCGTGGCCACGGTGTCCGTCTTCATAAACGCACAGGGTAATGCCCGCCTTCGCCGGCCCGTCGGGTGTAGTCCGATGCGGTGTTCGACACCTTGCCAAGGGGCCACCCCGCGGACTGCCCGTAGGCTGTATCGAGTGCACACGGTCGCTGTTCTCAGCCTGAAGGGTGGCGTCGGTAAAACGACGGTCGCCCTCGGTGTCGCGTCCGCCGCGCTGCGTAGGGGCGCCCGGACCCTCGTGGCCGACCTCGACCCGCAAGGCAACGCCACCACCTCGCTGGACCCGCCCTTCACCGATCGCACGCTGGCCGACGTCCTCGAGACGCCGGTGCGCTCGGTGCTCGAACGCGCGATCGCGCCCAGCGTGTGGAGCGACCAGATCGACGTCCTCGTCGGCGCAGAAGAGCTGGAGATGCTCAACGAGCCCGACGCCGACAGCCGCCGTCTGGAGAACCTCTCGCGCGCGCTCGACGAGCTGCACACGAACCCGCTGCGCGAGGAACCCTACGAACTGGTGATCCTCGACTGCCCGCCGTCGCTGGGCAGGCTGACCCGCTCCGCGCTGGTGGCCGCGGACAGCGCCTTGATCGTCACCGAGCCGACGATGTACGCCGTCTCCGGCGCCCGCCGGGCCCTCGACGCGATCGAGAAGATCCGCGAGGAGCAGAACCCGGGGCTGCGGCCGATCGGCGTCGTGGTGAACAAACTCCGGGTGCGCTCCTACGAGCACCAGTTCCGCGTGGCCGAGCTGCGGGAGAACTTCGGCCCGCTGGTGATGCCGACGGCCATCCCGGACCGGCTCGCCGTGCAGCAGGCGCAGGGCGCGTGCAGCCCGATCCACGAGTGGCACTCCCCCGGCGCGCAGGAGATCGCGCTCACCTTCAACATGGTGCTGGCGAAGGTCCTGCGGTCGAGCCGGGCCGGGCGGCATCGCGTCCGCGGCGAGGAAGAGCCCGAGACCACAGAGGCACCCGCCAAGCTGAGCGACACCGGCACGGGATAGCCGCCGATGCCCGAAGGCGACACCGTCTTCCTCGCCGGCAAGGTCCTCGACAAGGCGTTGGCGGGCAAGACCTTGCTGCGCGGCGAGTTCAGGGTCCCCCAGCTGGCCACGACGGATCTCGCCGGACGGGACGTGCTCGGCGTCGGCACCGTCGGCAAACATCTGCTGACCCGCCTCTCCGGCGATCTCACCCTGCACAGCCATCTGCGGATGGACGGCAAGTGGGACGTCTACCGGGCGGGCGCCCGCTGGCGGCATCCGGCGCATCAGGCGCGGGTCATCCTGGCCACCGAAGAGCTGCAGGCGATCGGCTTCCGCGTGCACGACCTCGAACTCGTGCCCACGGACGAGGAAGACCGTCTGGTCGGCCACCTCGGCCCGGATCTGCTCGATCCACAATGGACGGACGAGCTGGCGGAGCGGGCGGCGGCCGCGCTCGCCGCGGACCCGGACCGCGAACTGGGCGACGCCCTGCTGGATCAGCGGATCATGGCCGGGATCGGGAACATGTACAAGGTCGAGATGTGTTTCCTGCTCGGGGTCACCCCGTGGACACCGGTGTCCGAAGTGGACACGGCGAAAGCGGTGGCGCTCGGCCGCAAACTGCTGAAGAGCAACGCCTGGCGCACGTCGCAGACCACCACCGGCGACCTGCGGCGCGGCCGCGAGCACTGGGTCTACGAACGGACCAAACAAGGCTGCTTCCGTTGCGGAGGACGGCTGAAGGTCGCGCCCCAGGGCGACGGGTACCAGGCGAGGCCGACCTGGTTCTGCCCGAAATGCCAGTCCGGGCCCGCTCCCGGCGGCTAAGCTGGACCCGTGACGCCGTTCAAGCTCCCGCTCTACGGGGCCGACACCGAACGCGGCGACCTCGCTCCCTGAGCCGCCCGCTCCCTCCGCACGTCACCTTTCACTTCTCCCAGGGAGCTTTGTCATGCCCGGAATCCTCACGGGCGAGGCGCTGCCAGAACTACGCGGTCTCCCCAAGGGCGCTCCACGCCCGACGGAGACTTCACCGTCGCGCGCCCTCTTTCGGGCCGAAGGCCCACGGAAACGTTTTGCGGGGCGCCCTCCGTGCAACCGCGACACGCGTCGTGAGCTGGCGCCCTGCGGAAGGTTTCCGTCAGCGCGCGACAGACGAACACTGATGGCATGTCGACCGACGATCTCCTCACAGGGCTCGCCACCGGGCGGGCCGCGGCGCGGGCCGACCACGGGGTGGAACTGGCCTGGTGCTTCGACATTCCCGGTGAGAAAGGGGTCGTCGCGGCCGCGAGACGGTCGTGTTCGCGCTCCGCGAACGCCCCGAAGGGCTGGTGTCCTTCGGGCTCGGCGGTTGCTCGAACGGGACCGGACGACCGCGACCACGCGGTCTCCCCAAGGTCGCCCCGCGCCCGACGGAGACTTCACCGTCGCGCGCCCTCTTTCGGGCCGAAGGCCCACGGAAACGTTTTGCGGGGCGCCTTCCGCGCAGACCCGACGTGTCAGGGGCCGGCGCGCCCCGCGGAATGTTTCCGTCAGCGCGCGACAAACCAGCGGTCACGCTCAACACCGACGACCCGCCGATGTTCGGTGCCACCCTCGACGGCGAGTACGTGGCGGTGGCCGAAACCCTCGGACTGACGGCGGCCGAAATCGCCCTGTTCGCGAAGAACGCCGTGGAAGCCTCTTTTCTGCCCTCGGCGGACAAGACCGCCCTGCTGCGGGAGATCGACGAAATCTTGTTGCAGGACCCCGAACTCCTCGCATAGCGTGGCGGTACACGAGAGAGGAGGTGGTCCAAAGTTGTATTCCAACAGGACTCGTGAGGTGGCTGTCCGCTAGCGGACCCCACGCGTAGGACTTCAGAGCAGCGATACAACGCAAGTTGGAGCCACCTTCGGCTCGTCGTCTCTGCTTCGCGTGATGCCTGATAGCGAATACCAGGCAGTCACCGGGCCCCCGAGGTTCCCGAGCACCGGTCCGGCTCGGGCCCGGACGCCGATTCCCGGCGTCCGGGAGCCGCCTCGGGGGTACCCCTTATTTCCGGGGTGGGAGGACCATCCGCCGCCCCGAAGGACCGTCCGCCGCAGTTCCGCCCCCAGGAACCCCGCCGACTGGATAGCCTGACGCCATGCTGAGGCCCGATTTCCCGATCATCACCCAGCGACTGACCCTCCGCGCCTTCACGTCCGCGGATCTCGACGAACTCAACTCCTTCCAGTCCCGCGCCGACGTCGCCCGCTACCTCTACTGGGGCCCGCGCAGCCGGGCCGAATCCGCCGCCGCGCTCGCGAAACGGGTGCACAGCAGCAGCCTGTCGAAGGAAGGCCAGCTCCTCGCGGTGGCCGTCGAGCTGACCGAGACCGGGCAGCTGATCGGCGACCTGAACCTCGAGTACCTCAGCAGCGAGCACCGTCAGGGCGAGATCGGGTTCGTCTTCCATCCCGATCACCACGGCAAGGGGTTCGCCGCGGAGGCCGCCACCGAACTGCTGCGCCTCGGCTTCGAAGAGCTGGGCCTGCACCGGATCATCGGCCGCTGTGACGGACGCAACACCGCGTCGGCCGCGCTGATGGAACGCCTCGGCATGCGCAAGGAGGCCCATCTGCGCGAGAACGAGGTCGTCAAGGGTGAATGGACCGACGAACTCGTCTTCGCGATGCTCGAAGACGAGTGGAAGGCGAAGCACTAAAGCTCACCAGGCATGATGGGGCCGTGCTCTTCGACAAGATCGTCCGCCCCGCTCTCTACCGGGTCTCCGGCAGCGACCCCGAAACCGTGCACGAACGCACCATCGGCTCGCTCGCCAGGCTGAGCCGGGTCTCCCCCGCGCTCGCCGCGCTCGGCCGCGTCTACCGGACGGACGATCCGGTCACCTTCCTCGGCCTGCGCTTCCCGAACCGGGTCGGGCTCGCCGCCGGGATGGACAAGAACGGCCGCGCGCTGCACGCGTGGCCCGCGCTCGGTTTCGGCTTCGTCGAGGTCGGCACGGTCACCCGGCATCCGCAGCCGGGCAACGACAAACCGCGGCTGTTCACCCTCGCCCAGACCGACGCGGTGATCAACAGGATGGGCTTCAACAACGAAGGCGCCGAAGCGCTCGCCGCCCGCCTCGCCGCGACCGGGAAGCCGCCGGTGCCGCTCGGCGTCAGCATCGGCAAGTCCAAGGTGACCCCGCTCGACGAAGCCGTCGAGGACTACCGGTTCTCGCTGCGGGCCTTGTACCCGTACGCCGACTACTTCGCGATCAACGTCAGTTCCCCGAACACCCCGGGGCTGCGCGCGCTGCAGGACAAGTCCGCGCTCGCCGAACTGCTCGCCGAGCTGCGCGAGACCTCGGCCGAGCTCGCCGGCGACGCGAAGCCGACGCCGGTGCTGGTGAAGGTCGCCCCCGACCTCACCGACGAAGCGCTCGCGGAACTGCTGGAGGTTTGCCTCGACCACGGGGTCGCCGGGCTGATCGCGACCAACACGACGCTGTCACGCGAAGGGATCGCCCCGCCCGAAGCCGCCGTCGGCGAGCAGGCGGGCGGATTGTCCGGCCGTCCGCTCACCGCGCGCTCGGTCGAGGTGGTGCGGTTCGTGCACGACGAGACCGGCGGCAAGCTGCCGATCATCGGCGTCGGCGGGATCTTCGACGCCGGCGCCGCGGCACGGATGCTCGACGCCGGCGCCGGTCTCGTCCAGCTCTACACCGGTTTCGCCCTGCACGGCCCCGGTCTGGTCAAGCGGGTCGCCCGAGGTCTCGCGGCCCGGCCGTACTGACGAACCTGAGATAGGCACGCCAGCACTGGTACCGCGTCAGCTCCGTCGCCGTCGCGGTGGCGGCCTGGTCGCACAGGACGGCCAGCGGCGTTTCCCCGTTCTCCAGCCGGATCCGGCCCAGGACGAACGGCGCGGGCAGCGTGGCGGCGAAGGCACCGAGGGCGGCGGGCGAGAGCCGCCAGCGTTCACCCGAAAGCATCGTGTGCTCGCCCGTGGCGCTCACCGGAACCACCCCTGGCTGGGGCGGATCGGTGGGCAGCAACAACATCCGGTAGCCCTCGCCGGTCTGGACCAGCCCGGTGAACCGCGCCCCGGCGCGGACCAGGCTTCCGTTCAAGGGCTGCCCGCGCAGATGCGCGCCGAACACCACGAGATCCGCACCCGGTGCGGGATAAGGGAAATCGGCCTGTTCGTCGGTGAGCACGGCGGCCAGGTCGATGGCGACCTGGTCGTCGAACGGCCGCACCACCACCGAAACCCCGTACGGCCCGAGATCCGACGGCGACGCCGGAACCGTGACGGCGGCGAGGTCGAGCAGGTTGACGAACGCCGTGAAACGCTCCAGCCGCTTCGAGACACCGTCCGGATCGGACAACGCCTCGGAGACCTCGGGATGGTCCGCGACGGTCGGGAGCACGAGGGCGTCGTACTCGGACAGCATCCGGAGCGCGAGCATCCCGGCCTCGGCGACACGGTGCCTGTCGGCGGTGAAGCCGTCGTCGTGGATCAGCTCGCCGACTTTCAGCAGTGCCGAGACCTCCACGGTCTCCACGAGGGCGCCGGACGCCCTCAGCGCCGAAACCGCGCCGAGGAAGGCGGATCGGGACTGCAGCGAAAGACCGGTGAGCGTGTCGGAGCCCGGGATCGCCACCCGCGGCCGGTCGCCCGCCGACAGCCGGACGTCCGGCGGCCAGTCGCGGGCGAGCGGGTCGATCCCGTCGGGACCGGTCATCAGTCCCAGCGCGCGCTGCCCCAAGGTGAGGCTGCGGGCGAACAGGGCGATCCCGCCGCACGGCGCGGCGCCGGTCTTCGGCACGAGACCCAGTGTCGGCTTCAGGCCGACGATCCCGTTGAGCGAAGCGGGAACGCGGCCCGCGCCCGCCGTGTCCGTGCCGACCGCGAGATCGACGAGGCCGAGCGCGACGGCGACGGCCGCGCCGCTGCTCGCGCTCCCGGAGACCCGGGCGGTGTTCAGCGCCGCGCTCACGGCGCCGTAGGGGCTGCGCGTGTGCTCGAGGTCGCTGCCGAACCGGTCGCAGTTGGTCTTGCCGATCACGACCGCCCCGGCCGCGGTCAGCCGGGACACCGAGGTGGCGCCGGTACAGCAGACGTCCTCGCCCGCCGTGGGAAGACCGGCGACGTCGACCACGTCCGCGACCGCCACCAAGGTGCCCGCGAGCGGCAGGTCCGCCCCCGCGCGAAGCCGTTCATCGACGGCTTTCGCGTCCACGAGGGCGTCTTCCACAGGGCGGAGGGTGATCCAGACGTCGGGGCGGTCGACTTCGGCTATCCGGTCGTAGGCGGCTATGACGCGCTGGTACGAGCTGGGAGGCGGGACGGGGGTCGGCTCTGGTTCCGGGGGGAGCGTCGTCACTGGGCGTCCTTTCCTCGGTGGGGACGAGAAAGACCACTGCGCGAGATCCACTGTGTCCGGTCCGCCACCCTGGGACGCCCGCTCACGCGGGCTGGGTTCAGGCCCGGGCTGGGATGAGCACTGCGTGCATGTAGGAAACGTTAGGCATCGCGGGTTGCCGTCACCAGCGGATTCGGGTCACGCGAGCGTTTCGGTACCGCACAGTGAGCAGGTCGTTACGCAATGGAGTATTAGCGACGACGAATGAGACGATGGTCCAGGAAAGCGCCTGCTCAGACCCTACCCGTTTCCGGACCTCGCGTGTTTGAACAGCGATCTCGCGTGATCGAAGGCGGAACTCGCGTGATCAGACGGACATCATCGAGATCAGGAGAGTTCGCGCAGGGCCATGGCGAGGCCGGCGAGCTTGTCGGTCGCGTCGGAGAGGGATTCCTTGGACGACGTCATGCCATCCGAGCTCGCGGCGACGGTGTGCCCGGCGGCCGCGACGAGACCGCCGTAGCCGTCGAGACCGTCGTCGAGCTGCTCGCGCAGTTGCTTGATGGCGGCGTCGAGGGCGCCGCGTTCCCGCTCGGGCGCGGCGTCGCGGCCGCGTTCGATGGCCTGGATCCGGCCGGCGAGCCCGCGCAGGGCCTGTGCCGCCTCGGCGGCGGTGGTGCGAGCGTCCGCGACGGCGATCTCCGAGACCGGCATGGTGCCGAGCGACGTCGGCTGCGAAAGCTGGCGAAGCAGCTCCGCCAGCGAAGCCTCGCTCTCGGCGAGGCGCTCCATCGGCTCACGCGCGACCGACCGCGCCGGGGGCAGCGGCGGCGGAGTGGCGGGGGCGGCGGGCAGCACGGTGCGGTTGAGCGTCCGCAGCCGCAGCCCCGACTTCACCCCGAAAGTCCCGAAGATGACGGCGAAGGCGCCGCCCGCGATGGCCTGGAGGACGTCGGCCTGACCGTCCTTCAACAAGCCGGTGCCCGCGACGACGGCGAACAGTCCACAAAGGAAGGTGAGGAGGATCCAGAACGTCAGCGCCCGCGAGGCACGGCGTTTGCGTCGCTCCAGTTTGGCGGCGGGTTCGTTCCAGCGCGCCCATTTGGCCTTCGCGTCGGCCACGACCGGGATCTGCCCGGCGGCCATCGACGTCAGCTGCTGCGAGATCTTCGGCATGGCCGGCATCTGCGGCATCTGGGGACGCGGCCGTGAAGGCGGAGCGGGGCGCGGGGAAGAACCCTGCTCGGAGGGCGGGATGTAGCGCTGCAGCTTCTCCTGCGCGCGCTGGGCGTAGTCGGGCAGCTTTTCGATGTGCTTCTCAAGCTTGGCGGTGAACTCCCCGAAGTCCTTGCGCCTGCCCTGCCCCATGCCCTCTCCCCTGTCTTCTGGTGAGACCGGTCCCGCACCCGCGCGGGGTGCGGGACCGGCTCCAGTTGGTGTGTCAGGCGGGGTTCTTGCCCTGTTCGGCCTGAACCCGTGCCTGAATCTCACGCTGGATGTCCGCGGAGCTCGACGCCTTCGGCGCGGCGGCGGTCTTGCCGTCGGTCACCTGAGCGACGGAGTCACCCTTCATGGACGCGCGGATCTGCTCCAGCCGCGAGTGCCCCGCGAGCTGCGTCGTGGAGGCCTGGACCTCCATCATCCGGCCCTGGACGGAGTTCTGTGCGAGTTCGGCCGAGCCGAGCGCGGTGGTGTAGCGCTTCTCGATCTTGTCGCGAACGTCTTCCAGCGACGGGGTGTTGCCCGGCGCGGCCAGCTGGCTCATCTGGTTCAGCGAAGCGGAGACCTGCTCCTGCATCTTCGCCTGCTCCAGCTGCGAGAGCAGCTTGGTGCGCTCGGCCAGCTTCTGCTGCAGCATGGTCGCGTTGCGCTCGACGGCCTTCTTCGCCTGCTCCGCAGCCTGAAGCGACTGGTCGTGCAGGGTCTTGAGGTCTTCGATGCTCTGCTCGGCGGTGACGAGCTGCGCGGCGAAGCTCTCCGCCGCGTTCTCGAACTCGGTCGCCTTCTGCTCGTCGCCCTTGGCACGCGCCTCGTCGGCGAGCACCAGCGCCTGGCGGGTCGAAGCCTGCAGCTTCTCCACGTCGCCGAGCTGGCGGTTCAGCTTCATCTCCAGCTGACGCTGGTTACCGATCACCGAGGCGGCCTGCTGGGTCAGCGCCTGGTGGTTGCGCTGCGCCTCCTCGATGGCCTGCTGGATCTGTACCTTCGGGTCGGCGTGCTCGTCGATCTTCGACGAGAACGCCGCCATCATGTACTTCCAGAACTTCACGAACGGGTTGGCCATCTCCTCCGCCTGCCTTCTCGCATCCCACGGGCTGTTACCTCGAGGTGGGGCGTCCCCTCTGTGATGTTGCAACGTCCCGACCCCGGCGTTGAGTTCCATCGTGTCAGGTCGGCGTCCCGCGTTCCAGGCGACCCCGACGGAATTCAGGGATCCCCCTGACTGTGACGTCCGCGACCTTTCGGGTTCACCTGCCGGTGACGGTGGGTGAAAACGGCCGGAGTCAGCGCCCCAGGACGGTCTCCTGGTCCATGCGTGACAACTTCTCGGGGTTGCGCACCGCGTAGAGGCCGGTGACGAGACCGTCCTCGACACGCAGCGCGACGACCGTGTCGACCTCCCCGCCGAGCCGGAGGATCAGCGCGGGATGGCCGTTGACCTGCGCCGTGGCCATCGTCGCCGCCTCGTCGCGGACCGGACGGCTCGCCGCCAGCAGCGGCGCGACCAGCGCGGCGCCGACCACGGGCTCCAGCACGGCCTGCACCACTCCGCCGCCGTCACCGAGGAAGACGACGTCCGGTGACAGCACGTCGAGCAGTCCCTGCAGGTCACCGGTCCTGACCGCGCGGTGGAACGCGTCGAGCACGTCCTTGGTCTCGCCGGGGGACGCGGCACCGCGCGGCCGCCGGGCGGCGACGTGCGCCCGCGCCCGGTGGGCGATCTGGTGGACCGCGGCCTGGGTCTTGCCGACGGCTTCGGCGATCTCGCCGTAGGGCACGTCGAACACCTCGCGCAGCACGAACACCGCGCGCTCGGTCGGCGTGAGCGTCTCCAGCACCAGCAGCATCGCCATCGAGACGCTG carries:
- a CDS encoding transglutaminase family protein produces the protein MTATAPPLQHTPKPRPSAPPPVWTSSVLAPVAAGLATLFASTSLTGVVSGWAWFGYLLVAVVLIASTGLALRSLRAPTIVVGLAQLLVLLLLITGAFTTSGILKIFPGPDALEELRGVLAAAAEQIRVGLPPVEGTPPILCLITIAIGLVAVLVDTLAVAAAAPAATGLVLLCVYAVPAALAEDMLPWWTFLLGAAAFAGLLAVDGNHRHRRWRNRDAPGLGNSASTLSAPVGVVAAAIAMGLVIGTAVTGVGTVGSLPGGQGSGRGGAGGFGVEPFTQLRGLLDQGENVELFKVYGLGADKRLLRAFTLDTYTPNKGWGLAQNGRAQQGVQANKGLPPAPGDDGAGPGREIRIEPTNWVDNWLPIYGAPRALNGLADNWLYDPVGGAVFTTTKQNAPAYTETASIKEPSKDELRLDDARLAEVPPQFTQVDRVDPRVVAKAKQLTENESNNFDKAQALWSFFTAQNGFVYDTKTADATDSDALADFILNGKRGFCEQYASAMAVMLRAVGIPSRVAIGFTSGTPKGDHVSISSEDAHAWVEVYFQTKGWVSFDPTPLLDGRAVVPPYLQNDAGSSTTNDTQEVPSAPASSAPATGTPRDQGDDLGADGGAGQQEEEPLWPAILAGILGGLAAALTVVAIVRSRLRYRALMRPSSSPDSPEPEHGFLDNQNVTNWLPLIAIALWVAAFAFLAAWVSWWFALALVVVLGGLGTPTAIREIKRRLRLQKIASRSPAAADAAWRELMDECADRGLPLSGGDTVRVAGRKVVEKHRLDEEGRSGLRTVIGVVERSWYSDKPADDQTLGPAFDEVRKSLKRNAPMSWKGRLFPRSLRRRDK
- a CDS encoding DUF3040 domain-containing protein, translated to MPLSEHEQRLLDQIERELYAEDPKFASTVRGTRLRRPARRRRLQGIALFVVGVALLVLGVVVNIRVAEIPVISVLGFLVMFFGVMMAVTSIRQGAEAEGGKDSGGPGGGGGGGGKSSTRRSSFTQRMEERFRQRFEEQ
- the dinB gene encoding DNA polymerase IV; protein product: MARYRVTTGATTWPDDTGCGLLHVDMDAFFVSCELRTRPELTGKPVVVSGGGPRSVVAAASYAAREFGVRSAMPFSTAKRLCPQLICITPTPGLYGEVSQGVMGIFRELTPLVEPLSLDEAFLDVSGALKRLDSSPARLGAWIRERVAADFGISCSVGVAKVKFVAKLASGMAKPDGMVVVPAAETLAFLHPLPVSALWGVGKRTEEHLRQQGLDTVADVAAAPLSRLRRSLGRALGEHLYALANGHDDRKVVPESPDKSIGAEVTFDVDLHDRSALGLELLRLSERVAATLRRRGLRGRTVSIKVRFADFKTITRARTTAVPVDVARDIHRTAVELLAEHAPTGAVRLIGVRVEGLNTESSGEQLLFASSEPRWRDAEVAADVARSKFGAAAVRPASLLTPRDQ
- a CDS encoding methyltransferase domain-containing protein; this encodes MKTDTVATRGSGAVRRVLEAELRAARARGAQQPHVVDVGGGSGGWAVPLASAGCLVTVVEPNPNALATLRRRAEEEGVSGSITVIADDSDALGAHVAAGSADLVLAHGLLEVVDDPALVLAALAAAVKPGGAVSVLVANRHAAILQRALAGRLGEARELLAAESGVLGGGRETVLRRFDAEALRAQLIEVGLEVTSLQGDGVVADFVPGGVREEDLAEFELAAASVAPLRDIASRLHLLARRPA
- a CDS encoding ParA family protein — its product is MHTVAVLSLKGGVGKTTVALGVASAALRRGARTLVADLDPQGNATTSLDPPFTDRTLADVLETPVRSVLERAIAPSVWSDQIDVLVGAEELEMLNEPDADSRRLENLSRALDELHTNPLREEPYELVILDCPPSLGRLTRSALVAADSALIVTEPTMYAVSGARRALDAIEKIREEQNPGLRPIGVVVNKLRVRSYEHQFRVAELRENFGPLVMPTAIPDRLAVQQAQGACSPIHEWHSPGAQEIALTFNMVLAKVLRSSRAGRHRVRGEEEPETTEAPAKLSDTGTG